A window of Bactrocera dorsalis isolate Fly_Bdor chromosome 4, ASM2337382v1, whole genome shotgun sequence genomic DNA:
GGACCTCAAATTATCCAACGCATACAGTTGATTATCATGATTTTCGCACCGATCGTCCAGCATTGCATCACCGTTTAGGTTTACAGCATCCACCTTCAGCTTATGGTGCACACCATGACCCAAGAACCGCAACAACTGATGCTCCTGTCGTTATAGAAAGTGCTTGGGAACGTGGATTGAGAACAGCGAAAGAAATGATGCGCAAAGCAAATAAGCGAAAAGAGCAAGATATGGATTTCGAGGATAAGAAAATGAATTTGACTCTATCTCCAGATGAAATAGAAAAAGACGCATACTATTTGAAGGAAAGAAGTTCTCCTCAAGATGTAAGTAACAAgtgaaattataaaaagcaaaaattataaaatttttaacgtaCAGATTCCTCCACCCTATGGTCGACATAGTTTATATCAAGAACCACTAGGTATGTATAGTCCTACAGAGCGTTTTGCACGTGGACCGCCATTACCAGCTGCATATGATGACGTGGATTCATATGGTCGTTCTACAAGATATCGTGAGTTACCTCCTCATCGCATGCCCCAATACGAAGATGACAGACGAGTACGCCCTACTCGAGAAGTAATTGTACAGCGTGTTGAGCCCGTCGGTCGTGGGGATGAATGGCGTGATCCTTGGATGAGATCACCAGGCCTGCGTGGAGAATCTCGAGACCATAGTAGTAAACGTCGCCATGATCGGCGTAGTTATAGTACCAATTCCTCATATTCATCTTCAAGCAGTTCCCGATCTGATACAAGTTCAGAAAGTAGTCGTTCGCCTACCCCGACAGGACACAGACGACGTTATAACAGTTCTCATAAAGCATCGCCTGCACGTAGGCATGGAATACGTTCTGCTCGATCCCCTAGTATGCCTCGCCGCCCACGTCACTCTCCAAGTGAGTAAACATATATTCCTCCTTTAACACTTTAAGGCTGGATTTCAATCTGTTTCCCTATTGATCTTTGTATCCTTTGTGTTTgcgatttattattttgtacacTGTCCTTACATTTAGTTAGAACATTTCAACTAATTCTTTAGCTGATTTACCTCAATgagaattataataatattataattaagaaTAGTAAGtaatataattacatacataagatattttaattttcaaaataagaagaaaaaacaaagatttttcGAATCACatttagaaaattgtaaaattgttttttacttcttcaatatttaaaaaacaacaattatggGCTAAATCGGAGTTCACAAAAACCAAGGAAAGAAGTCAGATTTGAATCATATTTTATCATGcgtatatttttcattgaaactATACATCTTACGGTTCTCCTTGGACATCAAAGGAGTTTCTATGATACTTCAAAATATCCTTTTTGCTATTGCAAAacctgtttaaaaataattaggtgtggaaaatttataaaaaatattgtgaattatttattatattatttaattttgttctatGAATAATATATtgcttattttcaaaaatgtgaaaagcCAATCAAATCGCTTGATTTCGAGCATATTATAATTAGGACTGAAGACTAGGTAACAAGTTAAGAATAAACTGAATAAATATACAACTTTCTTTTACATAAGGCATTGGTCGTTACCATAAGCATGTATGGtcttttaaacaaataatttaaagctGAGCTTTTCACGTCAGCAATATTCTTTGATCTGCCCTTAAAAATATACCTCAATTTCAGGTACTCGGCATTCTCCCAATGCTAAGAGAAAAGCTACAATATCTCCTACCATGGAAAAAAGAAGTGCATATAGCCCAATGCATAAACGAAAGAAAACTGCAGCATCAACGAAAAAATTGGACAAATCGAAATCCAGACATCGGGTAACATCGAGCTCCTCTGGATCAGGTAGTTGACATaactttataattaaattatataaactaaATTTGCTTGTCTTACATACATCTTTATACAGTACCCAGCAAAATCGAGTAAATGTTTCGACATTTTGTTTTAAAgctatgcaaaaatattcaaacgcaactaaattcaatgaaattttgggtcttttattttttaactaggCCTAAACCCACGGCTGCTCTCGCGTGGAATTCGGGACTGACAGTATATCTTTAATGCGTGTTTATGAAGGATACTACGTCCACACCTCAAATtgtgattaaaaaatttctcaTCACTGTAGCTATTccgttattttttatgttacatGTTCTGGTTGGTTTGTTATGAATGGCTGTGCATCGTTCACCCATCGTCTAAGAAAGTAGCCACAATGTCTGGTGATGcatctttttctttactggcgtggaaACCGCTTACGCTGTTATAGCTGCgttaacagcgcgccagtcgtttcttccttCGCagggtggcgccaattggagatgtcaagcgaagccaggaccttctccacctggtccttccaacggagtggaggtttttctcttcctctgcccGGTGGGTATTCCGTCAAATACTTTCgaccattcggacgacatgacctagccagcgtagtcgctgttgttgttgttgttgtttaacggatatgctaatccccgttaggatggtaagggttatctgtgttgtcgtcgaggtcatctaacggtaggcccaggaaacgcgctgtttcgacggggtcggaccaaagggaggaaggtgttagatgggttgggtttgtggggcatgcaaagaggtggccagtgtgatgcggagactcgttgcacgcaggacatatattgcatatgtcggggtcgattctggataagtaggagtttaacctgctacagtacccagaacgaagtttCGCTaaggtcactcgcgtttctcgcggcaactggagctcttcatctgcaataggtggtgctttgactccaagaacgccattcacgggaagggagtcgctgaaggtgttaatggctccactgtgaatggcggtcagtacctgtctgaagtctgtagcgtccgaagttcggtcggcgtactgtacgatgtcgtcgacgtagtctaggaatgacctcttgatgctcctaggatgcggctccgctccaagcagatggctgcaagggtgattcctacggaaacatcccagcaggaactgcctggtgaggagttcattatgctcctttacaggaagcatgcgcgtctcactatggaggtgttcgatgggagacatcaagagacatcccgtcgtagtccggagtgctgtgttctggcaggtctgtagtttcctcatctgcgtgccactgcatccaggcgaccatatcggtgctgcgtagttgaggaccggccggccgattgccttgccAACaatgtttctttgtcttttccccatgtgctgccggctagcgacttgaggatcttgttgcggctctgtactttggcgataatcgcggtcgtatggggagagaaggagcatagactatcaagggttacgcctaaaattttagggttattgacagtcggaattttgacgccatcgactgcaatatcaagctcaagtctatactccttcgtccagtttgtgaatatggtcgctgtggatttggtgggggaaagttggagattccgtgcagtgaggaaacgagaaaggtcggagaggtagctgttcactttcgaacacatgccatcgattccattgcccgacgtcaatatcgtgcagtcatcagcgtacgaggttatggaaaccccctctggtggttgtgggagtttcgagatatagaagttaaacagtagtggggagaggacaccgccctgcggaaccccctgtttaattcttctcagtttagatgtttcgcctcgaaatagtacggatgactgacgaccactcaggtagttcatggtccacctctttaaccctggaggaagcgttgttttttttatgtcctgcagtagcgttgtgtgattgactgtgtcaaaggcttttgacaagtccaacgctacgaggatcgttctctcacagggtggcttCTGGTTGAGACCACGGACTATCTGggtgtttatgacgctaagtgctgtggtggtgctgtgcacttttcggaatccatgctggtggctggctaggctcaggtggtgagtgaaagtcgggagtagcagagcctcaagtgtcttcactactggggagaggagagttatcgggcgataagattccccttggttggcgggtttcccaggtttcagtagtggcaccactcttccgattttccacacatcgggtatttgaagagtggttaGTGACAAGTTGAGGACTCTGGTGAGATAAcctactcccgtcgagcctagatgctttagcattagcatgttgattccatcagggccaatggatttggatgatttAGCTTTTTtgatgacactctgaacctcctcatcgatgaaagtaagtggcgcgcagttgtttggcattttgcgcagccgtcgattaacacatctcttagctttgtctaccgaagggtgcagtgtaaactgccggctaaaatagctcgcgcacttcttcgggtccgaagaggcacgaccattgaattgaacttcaactcagTCAtcgtgtctcttcggattagacaaagctttgacagtagcccaaagcttactcacaccggtggagaggttgcaggacttcaggtgctctatccatttcgtccgcttatgttgatttaccattcgccgaatctccaaattgagatcccttattcggggatccccgggatcggcatggcgtaaggtgtcgcgctcattagctaagacagctgcttcggctgggaaattggggcggatttccgctattcttccagccgggatgaagcaagcagtagctgctgcgatcaccttgcagaattgacgttcgccaacgcatacgtccgtaggaatgggtagagcgttgaaggtgctctcagtgaattctgtgaagccAACCCAATTAGAacagaaacgaaatcgggaggcttctcgatcgagataattatgggcagatggtctgatgcaagagttagcataggtcgccaggttatgctgtttatcaggccaccgctagcaatggtaatatccggcgagctattacaggtgcccataactctggtgggggcttcgtcattcattgtgcagaatgtcgaatcgtcaatctgttccgccagctccattcccctacgatcgtttgacaggcaggaatgccaaagatcgtggtgcgcgttaaagtcgcctagtaccaaacggttttcaccacgaagtagcgcgcctatattcgggtgatatcctgtagggcaacatgtaactgggggaatgtatatattaaatatctcGAGCtgagttgcgggggcagactcctgcagcatggggcaatgtaggtgacactccactcacgtgtggtgcgcaggccggaacacgtcgggaagtggcaccagccagtgcaggaattgcacttaactgatgcgacgttccgacgtatgacggtctgacacacggaacagactgtgcgaggaaccaagagttgctgattggttctcgcacgaggattgcagcgggatgaaggttggggggggacaagtcagagtgggagctgtgttgcctgtttgagctcctgaccgtagaggtcctttgttggccactctgattgattggcggcgcggcgcgcgaacagtgtgcaggttgcacagccgtagaggcttgtatcgcagtattgcgcagacatcacggggccacgtaacgcgtggtccactccctgtgggtcttaaggcctgagcaggtcttaagatggctccatccattgcatgtattgcacctgaccgaggtggagtttggatggagccttttagcgcagacgcagcagaaaaattccttcgggcccgggttggactcactgccagcacgagtcaggaggatatggagcaaccctgctgcaaggcgttgctctaatgacgacaaacacagattaatactcaccgatccaaacggggttagatcgccgaaaaaacagcccttggtcggataaaatccgagtcaattccggtgcgtagaaccggctgtcgtgggaattgcgtagtcgctgtctttcaattcgctgaactatgtgatgtcgtcgtatatctcatacagctaatcgttccatcgaatgcgatattcgccgcgcaaagggccataaaacattgcgcagaacttttctctcggaaactcgctacgtcgactcatcagttggacaggaataatgagtgacttaaagAGTTTCGTTTTTGTTCCTCGGgcgaggactttatttctcaattgcctacttagtccgaagtagcacctgttggcaagagatatcctgcgATCGATTTCGAGGTTGAGGTTGTTGTGGGggcattttttacgtggcgggtcccaaacccagcgcacaaccctgtgtaggggatatttcaccttctcactttagctcgccttcgaacggatgttcttagactacccagaggatacttggcctaAAATCGAAAGTCGTgggctgcttgagccatatataaaagaattgtttctggccacccccaagtgaatggcgatcagagaattttcctcacttgcctttctcacatgactccatcctccatgatGCATCTGCTAATTTGAATTTCTGTTTTGATATTATACAAGTCTACAGTCTATATTTACAAGTAAAAGTGGTTTCCATATGTGTGTGCAAAAAACGCCATATTCATTAAGAACAAACAGTTTAATCAATATTCATAtgtgtgtaaacaaaaattactgTACCTGTgtatttttttgacttttaataaaaaaagcgaCAAAAAGTATCCTTGTAGCCTGGTTCTGAGCTACTTCCTCACTAATTTCCAGTCAAATCGGTTCTGCAGTTTTTGAGTTAGAAATTGTCTAGCTAACACGATTTTCTTTTATACAGTGTTCCAATAAAGTCTCCGTCCAGCACCTAAGACAAATTTAACTGATAAAAATCAGCAATACattgcaatattaaaaaaaaaatttatgaactttTATTTATGAgacatttcattatattttaattgaaaaaatacaacTCATTAACAGGTTTCAAAACTATGCAAATGCATTGGGAGAATTTCGCTATATAGATTCCAATAAAGTCTTCttacatttaaatatgtatatacaaaattaattaatacatttaaatatttggtGGGATAACCTTATTTTTAATGACGGCTTTAAGACGCACATACCATCACTCCACCTCTTCGGTCCTTTAATGTTTTTGTATGCCTCTCCCGGTTTCCTCCATTCTTTAATTCTGCCGTCCGATCCAATAATGTATTTAGATTCATCTGAGAATATAACATTCCTCCAAAACATAGGATATGCATTTTGGTACTTGAGCGAAGACAATGCGCTTTCTACGATTTATTATGTAAACCAATGGTTTTCGACGAGGCGCACGAGACAGCAGGGCTAATGATAGCTGTTCGTACAGTTTCGgggtttatttttcttttggcCGTATTGGTGAACCTCTGTCGGGAATTTTTGGGAAGTTATGAATAGATCCGCAGTTTCTATTCGCTTGATTTTTAGCCGATCTCTAACCGGGAGAGTTGAAGGCCGTCaagatttgcttttgttttctacGCGGACTTCACATTTAAAACGGCCAGTATCCGAAGGGATAGTACAACGACTAGGGTCACACTATCTCGGCTATTTCCGCGTATGATTTATTTTGCTCGCTCTTCGATTGAGCCACTGAAATATCCCGCTAGCTCACTTTGTCCACTTTAGCAAAGTATATATAAAGAATGTTCcctattgtaataaaaaaagagaaGCTGCCAGCAAAAGCAAAATGTACGAAAACTTCTTTAGAACATAATTGGAATTATGATTTTTGTAAGAAAGCCTTCTTAAGGACCTTTTACTGGAATAAACGAATAATATTGTAAATCCACGTCTTTCCATACAGTGGTTCGGGCGTTTTGCGGGTACACAAACACAATAGGGTTTCATATAGTTATAAGAATAGTTTTTGAAcaaatgttttacaaaattacttaaaacctaatatatttgaaaaataataattaagaaacTTGCGACATGCTTCATTTTCTCAGTTTTGCACTAGTTGTTCATGTGTTCAcaattccaaaataaattttgagcacattttataatattttgcctAGATTAGAGAGGAAAATTTGTCATATTTCGTTAGTTTTATTTAAGTTCGTTAGTTTTATTTAAGTTCTATGTTGTCATTTCAGATTCATCTGATTCAAGCGATTCGGATTCAGATTCTGGTTCGTCCAGTTCTGACAGTTCGTCAATCTCCAGGGAACGGCCTAGCATTAAACGTTCTAGAACAACTGATAAGTTAGTTCATGAACGTAGATCTGTTAAAAAAGGTAAGTGGGAAATAGTAACAGATCCTGTATTTTATAATGTTATAGGTTAACCGTGTAAAAGTATTTATAGAAATATCTAATTCCAAAtcatttaaagattttaaaatacaCCGTGGGTTCAGGGCTGTTAATTTTTATGAGCttaatttatacataaattttagaTATGGTTATTGCATTCGCAATctagcatatatgtaagtaagcaCCATCGGTATGCTCGAAATACCGCACAACCTTTCTGCTTCCATGACGACTTCATattgctttttatactctcgcaacaaggTTGCTaagaagagtattatagttttgttcacataacggttgtttgtaagtcctaaaaccaaaatagtcagatatagggttatatataccaaagtgatcagggtgacgagtagagttgaaatccggatgtctgtctgtccgtccgtccgtccgtgcaagctgtaacttgagtaaaaattgagatatgatcaaacttggtacacgtatttcttggctccataagaaggttaagttcgaagaaaaccgaaaacctataaagtgtcataactaagccataaataaagatattaaagtgaaatttggcacaaagggtcgcattagggaggggcatatttggacgtaatttttttggaaaagtgggcgtggccccgccccctactaagttttttgtacatatctcggaaactgctttagctatgtcaaccaaactctatagagtcgtttccttcaggcatttccatatacagttcaaaaatggaagaaatcggataataactacgcccacctcccatacaaaggttatgttgaaaatcactaaaagtacgttaaccgactaacaaaaaacgtcagaaacactaaattttacggaagaaatggcagaaggaagctgcacccaggcttgtttttaaaattgaaaatgtgcgtggcgtcgcccacttatggaccaaaaaccatatctcagggaCCACTAATCTAAGtatttttacagcaaaataaaaaaatatgtaaatgacggataatgaaatctcgattatctctttatcatgcgagactataaaatgttcggtgacaccccaacttagcccttccttacttgttgttaataattttcataatactTGTCCTGTTAActattgtttaaatttaattgtatataacttatatacatacatttatactaaatttcgaaattaatatcATTACAATACGCGACATCAAAATTAATCTCCTCATATAAATATTGTCAATGGTTTGTTTCTGATGATATCTTGTGAAaagcttaaatatttgaagaggGTGGTAATTGGGAAAAATAGAAAACCTCAATATTAGACGAACGGATCGCATTGCTTACATTTCTATCCATCTGATAATTTTTATCAACAATAAAGAAAAGTCGAaagaatttcaacaaaaaactgGTGTTGaacaagaaagaaaaaaatcttagaCGATGGTAGGCTTGATCCGGTATGAAAAGAAATAGTTAGGGTAATACTAAAGACTCGCTGAATGCGGAACAAACATTTGGTGCATTAGGGTCAATAAGTGATTGTAGAAGTTTAACATACTCGCAGTATTTTATTGCAATTGCGCAAAAGTTAGTATTGTCTATTGAGGTAATTTGAGATCTTATAATATTGTCAATGGAGAAAATTTTATCGTTATatgtttattgaaatatataaaaatatgtatagtaatatattcttatattttcaGCGGAACCGACTAAAAAGAGATCACCAATatctattgaaattaaaaagcaacCCACAGTAGGAGTGTCAGCACTTGCTTCATCACCAACACATTCTATAAATTCCGAAAAGGATCTAAAAAAATCACGACGGGAGGAATTATTAAAACAGCTTCGTGCAGTAGAGGACGCCATAGCAAAAAAAAGATCGAAactcaattaatggatttaacacatttaaaaaaaaatgcaatggaATAAAGTTATAATTAGAAGTCatattacataatttaaataaagcgTGGTAAACTAAAATTTGAAGTAGTCAATTACAGACTATGCTTATGtttaaatcttcttcttctttaatggcgaagacaccgcttacgcgattatagccgagtcaacaacagcgcgccagtcgtttctatTCTTCGCTATGTGgggccaattggatattccaagcgaagccaggtccttctccacttggtccttccaacggagtggagctcttcctcttcctctgcttcccgcggcgggactgcgtcgaatactttcagagctggagtgttatcatccatccgtacaacatgacctagccagcgtagccgctgtcttttaattcgctgaactatgtcaatgtcgtcgtatatctcgtacagctcatcgttccatcgaatgcgatattcgccgtgaccaacgcgcaagggaccataaatctttcgcagaacttttctctcgaaaattcgcaacgtcgactcatcggttgttgtcatcgtccaagcctccgcaccatatagcaggacgggaattatgagcgacttatagagtttggcttttgttcctctagagaggactttacttttcaattgcctactcagtccgaagtagcacctgttggcaagagtaatcctgcgttggatttccaggctgacattcttaatggtgttaatgctggttcctaaatagacgaaattatctacaacttcaaagttatgactgccaacagtgacgtgagagccaagtcgcgagtgacatgcctgtttgtttgatgacaggagatatttcgtcttgcctttgttcactgccagacccatttgcgttgcttccttgttcagtctggagaaagcaaaactaacggcccGGGTGTCGAGGCCGATGCACAGTGATTCGTCTGGATCATAGTAGGCGGACAAAAGTCaatgtaaaaaatcaaataattgacACTACTCTGATTATAACAACTCTTGATATGCCACAATTTTTAAGTAAGAATTgcgcaaaatattctaatacggTTAACTACAACAAGTTTAATCGAAGTGATACGGtgttatcatttttatgttttcatttatataaaaaatacaatataaatagttatttagCAAGGTTTGGAGAGGAAAAAACACGACTGTTAATGAAATGGAATATAATTTAGaaggtgtgtatgtatatttaatgcaatttaataCTTGGTTTGCGTTTAGCTAGTACGTTGTACGGGGTTTTGAAAAActcataaaaatgtttgtgttctttttattttcaagttttaaaagtatgcaactttttttatccacatatatccaagctaatgtttgaatattgtatAACGACAACCTTAAGCTATACAATGACCTTTGGTCGAGTACCCCATTTTTCccccataatttttaattatttttttttccagatcgagtttgctctatttcaaaaatggagttatttgaagaatggcgaaAATGTAGAATAGAATGAAATTTCCAGTTAGTTAATTAtgttttgacaaaatttggtGCTACAAATGTAACACCTGATACACAGAAGGAGATAAAGTCAAAAATTTCGagtatttcgtcaaaattttcgaaaaaaatggacTGAAGTAAATATGATGATTGAAcggtttttaaagaaaaatcgcaGTTGGTTAGAAGGAGCAGATTTACAATTTCACTTACAAGTGGAACATCCCTGTCCTACCTCATCAACTGGAAGCAATCGACCTCAAGgtagaccaaaaaaaaattttgaagagtcgtcttttaaaacgaaaaaacgaAGGGTCGAAGACTTACTAGAATCGCGAAGTGCCATCGAGTTGACCGTAGCCGCTGAAGTAGCAAATCGCTTGGAGggtaatagaaacatagctaCTTCGATTAAAGAAAGTttgaaatctacaaaaaaaaagaagtgatACTACATGCGAAGGCAGGCAATTGACAAGTGATGAGGCATTAGCTTATTATGTGGTTTCTAAATGCACAAGTTACTCCTATAAACAGACGCGAAAATGGTCATTTGAGATTGAGTGACGATGCCATCCAAAACATTTTATGGCAAAATCCGCGGCCTTCGTCCACACTCTATTGTCGCCCAATAAACAACTAATTTTACTACATCAGAAACTAACAAGGTTTTGGAAGAAGTATGTCAACTTCTTCCAACACTTTGTGATAATCGCGGTTCTCAAATTTCGGTAAAACATAATCTTTTACTTACAATGGCAGACGGAAAAGTATGTAATGCTTTGGTACactttcttcacaaaaattttatatctgtGGTGCTACTCCCAAACTGATGAATGGCGACTTAAAAGACGTAGTAATTGAAAAAGAACATTATAGTTTCAGTTTGTCTACTTTGCACGCCTGGATTCATTCCCTTGAATATATGTTACACATTTGTTATCGTTTGGACataaaaaagtggcaagctAAAAGCGATATAGAAAAGGCTAGTGTAAAACAGCGTTCGGAAGAAGTAagacaaaagtttaaaaaccaGATGGGACTTATAGTAGACACACCGAAACCTGGTTGTGGGAACTCTAATGATGGAAATACGGCCCGTAGGTTCTTTATGAATCCGGAGCTGGAGTGGGCAGATTACCGGATTGGATATTAAGctagttaaaaattttagcattttattGAGAACGCTATCCTCCGGCTACGACATTGATTGcaataaattcgaaaatctttgttcCAAACATGAACCctttatcttaatttatattCGTGGTACTATATGCCAGTCACCGTGCACAAAATCCTGGTACATATAGTACGGAAGTAATCAGAACTTATGTTCTTCCAATCGGGCAACTTTTCGGAGGAATCTCAAGAGGCCCGTAATAAGGAACTACCGTAGATTTCGCGAACATCACACCAGAAAGCAGTCACGTTAATAGCCACGAATATAGATttactacatatcgtcacctgaaatgcaaaaataacgtaacaacattttcagaaatttacagtggcatgaatgaaaacacgaaataaaatggaacatgagtgaaacaaaacattaatattggttaaaactggtttttaaatatgaccgcagaaccagaaactgttgaacatatttaatattatgtatataatttgaagtagtgaagcgtaatcaaatAAGacaactcaatttcgaattttttgatgatac
This region includes:
- the LOC105227408 gene encoding zinc finger CCCH domain-containing protein 18 encodes the protein MDSDDSNAGSSVSNSSSSSTENSRSSAEPVNEITNAPNIEAIDNAEERELSRTNSRCSNHSSSKSDFNSSSSSSSSDNENDGIKSPLDNLSNRRSHSGSPQPTKSPRSSRHSSVTSNSSRSNSPNSNFRNSVQNISHEELSDVSDMESEKRESVLNSSKPSVEDEVTNVSSASINLDQEGHKETNSELIYSLETENSQNAVITDLRQKLDLIKTQGKTSETSKVIDGNTNLAENERQTDPIEVLVKPNDEDALDFEAEEGECQDISKDDEKLVDEQESKPSNDRVKNSKSDGEADDGEELEEGEVSDEDEKRPEETEPKPVCRFYTRGQCTWGMSCRFLHPGVTDKGNYTMFDLVRPVPVTQTGPSASRTSNYPTHTVDYHDFRTDRPALHHRLGLQHPPSAYGAHHDPRTATTDAPVVIESAWERGLRTAKEMMRKANKRKEQDMDFEDKKMNLTLSPDEIEKDAYYLKERSSPQDIPPPYGRHSLYQEPLGMYSPTERFARGPPLPAAYDDVDSYGRSTRYRELPPHRMPQYEDDRRVRPTREVIVQRVEPVGRGDEWRDPWMRSPGLRGESRDHSSKRRHDRRSYSTNSSYSSSSSSRSDTSSESSRSPTPTGHRRRYNSSHKASPARRHGIRSARSPSMPRRPRHSPSTRHSPNAKRKATISPTMEKRSAYSPMHKRKKTAASTKKLDKSKSRHRVTSSSSGSDSSDSSDSDSDSGSSSSDSSSISRERPSIKRSRTTDKLVHERRSVKKAEPTKKRSPISIEIKKQPTVGVSALASSPTHSINSEKDLKKSRREELLKQLRAVEDAIAKKRSKLN